A stretch of Chloracidobacterium validum DNA encodes these proteins:
- the proC gene encoding pyrroline-5-carboxylate reductase, which yields MLFDKKIAILGVGKLGEALVSGLVRRADVERANLIGSVARPSSMARVDLRLGIPVTTDNAAAVAGRDIVILAVKPQNMAAVLESIAPAVSASQLFISVAASINTAFIEERLPFPAAVIRVMPNTPALLNEGMSVLCAGRRATLEHQQMAEEIFSAVGRTAFLEEKLMDAVTGLSGSGPAYIYVVLEALSEAGVKLGIPRDISTLLAAQTMLGAAKLALETGQHPALLKDSVTTPAGCTVDGLLELEEGKLRVTLIKAVVRATERARELVNS from the coding sequence ATGCTTTTCGACAAAAAGATTGCCATTCTGGGCGTCGGCAAACTCGGTGAAGCCCTGGTTTCCGGGTTGGTTCGCCGAGCCGATGTCGAGCGCGCCAACCTGATTGGTTCGGTTGCCCGTCCGTCTTCGATGGCGCGGGTGGACTTGCGACTGGGCATCCCCGTCACAACCGACAATGCCGCGGCGGTTGCCGGACGCGACATCGTGATTTTGGCCGTCAAGCCGCAGAACATGGCTGCCGTCCTGGAAAGCATCGCCCCGGCAGTTTCAGCCTCGCAGCTTTTCATCAGCGTCGCCGCGTCGATCAATACGGCCTTCATCGAGGAACGACTGCCGTTCCCAGCCGCCGTCATCCGCGTCATGCCCAACACGCCAGCGCTCCTCAACGAGGGCATGTCCGTCCTCTGTGCGGGACGCCGTGCAACCCTGGAACACCAGCAAATGGCTGAAGAAATCTTCAGTGCCGTTGGTCGAACGGCCTTCCTCGAAGAAAAACTCATGGATGCCGTCACCGGACTTTCCGGCAGTGGGCCGGCCTACATCTACGTTGTGCTTGAAGCCTTGTCGGAAGCCGGCGTCAAACTTGGCATCCCACGTGACATTTCTACGCTTCTGGCGGCGCAAACCATGCTTGGGGCGGCAAAGCTGGCGCTTGAAACTGGCCAACATCCGGCCTTGCTCAAGGACAGCGTGACGACGCCGGCCGGTTGCACGGTGGATGGACTGCTTGAACTCGAAGAAGGCAAGCTCCGTGTCACGCTGATCAAAGCCGTCGTCCGGGCCACAGAACGCGCCCGCGAGCTGGTCAACAGCTAG
- a CDS encoding TonB-dependent receptor — protein sequence MTLALCDRFLRQLWKATDQHWLPEDRLAGRWLGWMSRASVGLIVCALLLGAPVPTSAQSASTGQLRGVVRDPQGAVVSGASVTLVEQATGSKREVTTGGNGDYVFTLLPPGRYRLEVRASGFKTSVTENITVNITGVTTNDIALEIGEAASEVINVSGEAPLIQADSAAHGRVVDERNIRQLPLPTRNFQQLLALSAGAASNIFNTSEVGRGDTAINVNGQRTTSNSILINGIDVNSIGTGSFANLAVPATDTLQEFIVQTSQYDASAGRNVGGVVAAITKSGTNEFHGNAYFFLRDQALNANNFFLKRAGIPRQANNRKQYGATIGGPVVKNRLFFFGSYQGTRETNGTSTNNSIAPFNPAPDLTDDRSLASIRAIALSRAPGFANFINSAVFATSPQVRLLQARYPDGTFVIPSGNGRTTGVRVAESTFREEQFNLNGDWQINDNNRVSGKFFFANNTVKQGLFRQFGGGNALQLPGYPVDAITNNRVTTASWTSIIRPTLINEFRFGYNRLITQGKPTEPLRAADFGINSPSAALFPGLPGFVFSNMFSIGPATTSDSFNTTEGFTFSDTLSLTAGAHSMKFGGEIRPYRQRVFFNVGARGLLQFTGGFANAAGLGAFAALGIPAGSVNRAPQFLPTLPFTEFLITGVNPGLSSVAGGLTSPFLSVISPGGAKRDFRANDFTLFFQDDWKVNSRLTVNLGIRYDYFGPFYEVDGLMATFDEAAARAAVGTGAGGVSNLAGTFAGFFVPSNNRVGLPGITRDTRRGFTDADWNNFAPRLGVAFKPLPTDRFVVRAGYGLYYDRFNARTVINSSFSFPVFPLIPFFPAVAGGGFSNPFAPIPAVQGPIDTGNASFFPGTSCTAGPGPNRGLPFCLGGRQVAVQGIYPGRNLRTPYVQQYSFGFQWEFIKDTQLEVSYVGSQTRKLQRFKNVNQPFAPNGTTSPFGTILSQITQPGLNSFSVTVQESSAVASYNSLQATVTRRLSKGLQALVSYTWSHTIDEYSGQLTSLGTSDVSPDFGDQATFRGNRATADFDRRQRLVVSFVYDLPKLYDGDNFALKALANNWQLSGVSIFQTGLPFTIASSTGLSDGARASYAAGGQGNGSLSGDVRRRLDRYFDTSRFIPSTGVGNFGTVGRNTLRGPAQSNTDFSIVKFIVFQERYRAEFRTEFFNIFNQTNFANPGNVVGTPNFGRILEATTGPRIVQFAFKFSF from the coding sequence ATGACCCTTGCGTTATGTGACAGGTTTTTGCGTCAGCTCTGGAAGGCGACCGACCAGCACTGGCTCCCCGAAGACCGCTTGGCAGGCAGGTGGCTTGGGTGGATGTCGCGGGCCAGTGTCGGTCTCATCGTGTGCGCCTTGCTGCTTGGCGCGCCGGTGCCAACCTCGGCTCAGTCTGCCAGCACTGGACAGTTGCGCGGTGTGGTCCGCGACCCCCAGGGGGCGGTCGTCAGCGGGGCCAGCGTGACCCTGGTCGAGCAAGCAACGGGAAGCAAGCGCGAGGTCACGACAGGTGGCAATGGGGACTACGTGTTTACGCTGCTGCCGCCGGGAAGATACCGGCTTGAAGTCCGGGCCTCAGGCTTCAAAACCAGCGTGACCGAAAACATTACGGTCAATATCACTGGCGTCACCACAAATGACATTGCGCTTGAAATTGGCGAGGCCGCGTCGGAAGTCATCAACGTGTCAGGTGAAGCGCCACTGATTCAGGCCGACTCGGCAGCCCACGGGCGCGTCGTGGACGAGCGCAACATCCGCCAGCTTCCGCTCCCAACGCGCAACTTCCAGCAGTTGCTTGCCCTGTCGGCCGGAGCGGCTTCCAATATTTTCAATACCTCGGAAGTCGGACGTGGCGACACCGCCATCAATGTCAACGGCCAGCGCACGACGAGCAATTCCATCCTCATCAACGGGATTGACGTGAACTCGATTGGGACGGGTTCATTTGCCAACCTGGCCGTTCCAGCCACGGACACCCTGCAAGAATTCATCGTGCAGACGAGTCAGTACGATGCCTCGGCCGGGCGCAACGTCGGGGGCGTGGTGGCGGCGATTACCAAGAGCGGGACGAACGAGTTTCATGGCAACGCCTATTTCTTCCTGCGCGACCAAGCGCTCAACGCCAACAACTTCTTTCTGAAGCGCGCCGGCATCCCACGTCAGGCGAACAACCGCAAGCAGTACGGCGCGACGATTGGCGGGCCGGTCGTCAAAAACCGTTTGTTTTTCTTTGGCTCTTACCAGGGGACACGCGAAACGAACGGAACCTCGACCAACAACAGCATTGCCCCGTTCAATCCGGCCCCGGACTTGACCGACGATCGCTCACTGGCTTCGATTCGGGCCATTGCGCTGAGTCGCGCGCCGGGCTTCGCCAACTTCATCAACTCGGCCGTTTTTGCGACCTCGCCGCAGGTGCGCTTGCTTCAGGCGCGTTATCCAGACGGGACGTTTGTCATCCCCAGTGGCAACGGGCGGACGACCGGCGTCCGGGTGGCGGAATCCACCTTCCGCGAAGAGCAGTTCAACCTCAACGGCGACTGGCAAATCAACGACAACAACCGCGTGTCAGGCAAGTTCTTCTTTGCCAACAATACCGTCAAGCAAGGGCTGTTTCGGCAGTTTGGCGGCGGCAACGCGCTTCAGTTGCCCGGCTATCCAGTGGATGCCATCACCAACAACCGGGTGACGACCGCCTCGTGGACGAGCATCATTCGCCCCACCCTGATCAATGAATTTCGGTTTGGCTACAATCGCCTGATTACTCAGGGGAAACCAACCGAGCCGCTTCGGGCCGCCGATTTTGGCATCAACTCACCCAGCGCTGCCTTGTTTCCGGGCCTGCCGGGTTTTGTGTTCTCCAACATGTTCTCAATCGGCCCGGCGACGACTTCGGACAGCTTCAATACCACCGAAGGGTTTACCTTCAGTGATACGCTCTCACTCACAGCCGGCGCACACTCGATGAAGTTTGGCGGTGAAATTCGTCCCTACCGGCAGCGGGTGTTCTTCAACGTCGGGGCGCGGGGACTCCTCCAGTTTACGGGTGGATTTGCCAATGCCGCCGGACTTGGGGCGTTTGCCGCGCTCGGCATCCCGGCCGGTTCGGTCAATCGCGCGCCGCAGTTTCTTCCAACGCTCCCGTTCACGGAGTTTCTGATTACAGGCGTCAATCCTGGATTGTCCTCGGTGGCGGGCGGTTTGACTTCGCCATTTCTGTCGGTCATCTCACCCGGTGGCGCCAAGCGTGACTTTCGCGCCAATGACTTCACCCTTTTTTTCCAGGATGATTGGAAAGTCAACAGCCGTTTGACCGTCAACCTTGGCATTCGGTATGACTACTTTGGGCCATTTTACGAAGTGGATGGGCTGATGGCCACATTTGACGAGGCAGCGGCGCGGGCCGCGGTTGGCACCGGGGCCGGCGGCGTTTCAAATCTGGCCGGCACATTTGCGGGTTTCTTCGTGCCTTCCAACAACCGGGTGGGGCTGCCGGGTATTACCCGCGACACTCGGCGTGGCTTTACCGATGCGGACTGGAATAACTTCGCGCCACGCCTGGGTGTGGCCTTCAAGCCACTGCCAACCGATCGGTTCGTCGTGCGCGCCGGCTATGGACTCTACTATGACCGGTTCAATGCGCGAACCGTCATCAATTCGAGCTTCAGCTTTCCGGTGTTTCCGCTCATTCCGTTCTTCCCGGCGGTGGCGGGCGGCGGGTTTTCCAACCCGTTCGCGCCGATTCCGGCCGTCCAGGGGCCGATTGACACCGGAAACGCCTCATTTTTCCCCGGAACGAGCTGCACGGCGGGCCCTGGTCCAAACCGTGGACTGCCCTTCTGCCTGGGCGGGCGCCAAGTGGCCGTCCAGGGCATCTATCCGGGACGCAACTTGCGGACGCCTTACGTTCAGCAGTACTCCTTTGGCTTCCAGTGGGAGTTCATCAAGGACACGCAACTTGAGGTCAGCTACGTTGGATCGCAGACCCGCAAGCTTCAACGCTTCAAGAATGTCAACCAGCCATTCGCACCGAACGGCACGACCAGTCCATTTGGCACCATTTTGTCGCAGATCACGCAACCAGGGTTGAACTCCTTCTCGGTGACGGTTCAGGAATCTTCGGCCGTGGCCAGCTACAACTCCCTTCAGGCGACGGTGACCCGTCGGCTGTCCAAGGGTTTGCAGGCGCTGGTGAGCTATACTTGGTCGCACACGATTGACGAATACTCCGGGCAACTGACATCGCTTGGCACGAGCGATGTCTCACCCGACTTTGGCGACCAGGCCACCTTTCGCGGCAACCGCGCGACGGCGGATTTCGACCGGCGACAGCGGCTCGTGGTGAGCTTTGTCTATGACCTGCCTAAGCTGTATGACGGTGATAACTTTGCGCTCAAGGCCTTGGCCAACAACTGGCAGCTTTCCGGCGTCTCGATTTTCCAAACCGGGCTGCCCTTTACCATTGCAAGCAGCACGGGGCTCAGTGATGGCGCGCGCGCGTCCTATGCCGCTGGCGGTCAGGGCAACGGCAGCCTCTCCGGTGATGTGCGGCGCCGACTCGACCGCTACTTCGACACCAGCCGGTTCATTCCCTCGACGGGCGTCGGCAACTTCGGCACGGTGGGCCGCAACACGCTGCGTGGGCCGGCGCAGTCCAACACCGACTTCTCGATTGTCAAGTTCATCGTTTTCCAGGAACGTTACCGGGCCGAGTTTCGGACGGAGTTCTTCAACATCTTCAACCAGACCAACTTTGCCAATCCGGGCAATGTGGTCGGGACGCCCAACTTTGGGCGCATTCTTGAAGCCACGACCGGCCCCCGCATCGTCCAATTTGCTTTCAAGTTTTCGTTCTAG
- a CDS encoding class I SAM-dependent methyltransferase: MMNVDLAQKLLAAQRWHHDFEVLPGLRTNGAYNPEGLWNELHLPADMTGLRLADVGASNGYFSFSAHRPGAAVTAFDYRHRDNSGFTLLSLIQGVDIPHHQVNVLELSPEVYGQFDIVLALGLLYHTPDPYRALVNCASLASQRLLVESYCIDHRLPEALRVEPVMRFLPDPERFPNQGQPNDDPSNFWGFTSVCLKQMLEDVGFAVDRIRVEADRVLADAHRVGGNDHRLQLAYQCFDHQPPTGDPLDPAAWTIF; this comes from the coding sequence ATGATGAATGTTGACTTGGCCCAAAAACTACTTGCAGCCCAACGTTGGCACCACGACTTCGAGGTGCTCCCCGGACTGCGAACAAACGGAGCCTACAACCCAGAGGGACTCTGGAACGAGCTGCACCTTCCGGCGGATATGACCGGCCTGCGGCTGGCGGATGTCGGCGCTTCAAACGGCTACTTCAGCTTCAGTGCGCACCGGCCGGGTGCCGCCGTCACAGCGTTTGATTACCGGCACCGAGACAACTCTGGTTTTACGCTGTTGTCGCTGATTCAGGGCGTGGATATTCCACATCACCAAGTCAACGTCCTGGAACTATCCCCGGAGGTGTATGGGCAGTTTGACATCGTGTTGGCGCTTGGCTTGCTCTACCACACACCTGACCCCTACCGCGCCCTGGTCAACTGCGCCAGCTTGGCGTCTCAGCGGCTGTTGGTCGAGTCGTACTGTATCGATCACCGGCTACCGGAGGCGCTGCGCGTAGAGCCCGTGATGCGCTTCCTGCCCGACCCGGAACGGTTCCCCAATCAAGGCCAGCCCAATGACGATCCCAGCAACTTCTGGGGCTTCACGTCGGTTTGCTTGAAGCAGATGCTGGAAGACGTCGGCTTTGCCGTGGATCGGATCCGGGTTGAAGCTGACCGGGTGCTGGCTGACGCGCACCGCGTTGGCGGGAACGACCACCGCCTGCAACTCGCCTACCAGTGCTTTGACCACCAGCCCCCCACCGGCGATCCCCTGGACCCAGCCGCCTGGACGATTTTTTAA